The genomic interval TATTGCGATGCGTTCTGCCGTTTCGCTTGCGCCACGGCAACCGGAGAAGGACGCGCCGACGCGCTGATCGATTCTCTGCGCAACCATCCGCTGGTCAAAGACAGTGAGATATTTGAAAAAGCGCCCGGCATCATCATCGGCATTACCGGTGGCGAAGATATGAAACTTTCCGAAGTTCAGCAGATTGTCGAAGCCCTCACGCCGCACGGCGAAGAGTGCTGGGTCAAGCTGGGTATCGCGACCGATCCGGCTTTCGCGGGACGGCTTTCCGCCATCGTGCTGGCCGCCGAAGCGTGGAAAGAACCGCTGGTGGACGACGGACGCGGCGGACTCAAACCGCTTTCCGGCGACGGAAAACAGGGCGAGCTTCCGGGGCTTAAACGCTCACGTACCTTCGGCGGTGCGGAGCGCACCATCTGGAACGGCGAAGACCTCGACGTGCCCACCTACATCCGCCGTAAAATCAAACTTCCGCGCTGATTTTTTCCACGACGATGCGGCTGCCGGATGTTTCGATCACGCGGACGGCGGTGCCTTTCTCAATGAACTCGCCGCGGGTGATGACGTTGACGCGGTCATCGCCGAACAGTGCGCGGCCTGCCGGATGCAGGTTCATTTCCGCTACACCTTCTTTACCGAGCAGATCGCTTTGGTCGTGCGCCGCCGTGAAGCCTTCGTCTTTGTCGGTGCGCTGTTGGAGCACCATCGAACGAAAGAGCTTTGATTGCGGCAGATATTTCCCGGCGAAAAATCCGACGAGGGCTGTGCCGGTCATGCCCAGCACAAGATTTCCGATCGCCAGTTGCAGTGTGCTGTCGTTGAAGGCCGGCCAGAAGTGGCCCGGAACTTTCCATGTCATGGCGTTGAGCAGAGAAATAAGAATCAACGCGATACCGCTGATCCCGAGCACCCCGAAGCCTGGTGTGACAAACACCTCAATGAAAAGCAGGGTGAAGCCGATGATGAAGATGATAACATCTTCCATGCCCGCCAGTCCGGCGATGTGGTGTCCGAAGAAAAAGAGTACCAGCGCCGCGGTGCCGAGTATGCCCGGCAGGCCGAAGCCCGGCGTTTTGATTTCAATGTAGATGCCGCCGAGTCCGATCATCAGCAGGATCGGCGCGAATGCGGCGATGAAGCGGGCGATCCGTTCTGCCGGTGTCACTTCGAGCGTTTTTATTTCAGCGTCCGGCAGTCCGGCCTTTTCCAGCATGGCCGTAACGTCTTTGACGGTGCCTTCGGAAAGAATTCCTTCGGCTTCGCTGGCGGTCAGCGTAAGCAGTTCGCCCGCTTTGCTGAATACATTGGTGCCGACGGTGTAGCCGAGTTCGCGGCGCACCATCGCTTCGCCAAGCTGCGGATCGTGTCCGCCCTGTTCGGCGGCGGCGCGTACCATCGCGGCGACGGCGGAGGTCATTTTTTCTTCCACGGCGTCCGGCATTTTTTCGACGCCGCCGAACGGACTCATCACCAGCGGCGTGGCCGCGCCGATGACTCCGCCGGGGGCCATGTAGATGTGTTTTGTGGCCAGCGCGA from Kiritimatiellaceae bacterium carries:
- a CDS encoding nodulation protein NfeD, giving the protein MKAYKPFLVILLAVLIAPMFGTAVEPPKKPLVYQIPIKEQIEPALLYVVRRGVTEAKKEKADAIVFVMNTPGGGVKEAREIISLIGQIDVPVYTFVEKDAYSAGAIIALATKHIYMAPGGVIGAATPLVMSPFGGVEKMPDAVEEKMTSAVAAMVRAAAEQGGHDPQLGEAMVRRELGYTVGTNVFSKAGELLTLTASEAEGILSEGTVKDVTAMLEKAGLPDAEIKTLEVTPAERIARFIAAFAPILLMIGLGGIYIEIKTPGFGLPGILGTAALVLFFFGHHIAGLAGMEDVIIFIIGFTLLFIEVFVTPGFGVLGISGIALILISLLNAMTWKVPGHFWPAFNDSTLQLAIGNLVLGMTGTALVGFFAGKYLPQSKLFRSMVLQQRTDKDEGFTAAHDQSDLLGKEGVAEMNLHPAGRALFGDDRVNVITRGEFIEKGTAVRVIETSGSRIVVEKISAEV